From Novipirellula caenicola:
TCATGGCGTTGGGTTCCTGCGTAGCTACGCTCGCCAGAGCGTGGATTGTCGGCAACCATGGCGAATCACCACCTTCTGGCGAAGGCAGCTACCGGAAGATTGTTCTCGGCGTTGGGCTCCTGCGTAACTACGCTCGCCAAAGCGTGGATTGTCGGCAACCATGGTGCATCACCACCTTCTGGCGAAGGCAGCTACCGGAAGATCGTTCACGGCATTGGGTTCCTGCGTAACTACGCTCGTCAGAGCGTGGATTGTCGGCAACCATGGCGCATCACCACCTTCTGGCGAAGGTAGCTACCGGAAGATCGTTCTAATTTCGGGGACGATCACTCAGTGTCTTCTGCAGGCGTTCGCAAGCGGTTTCGAGCACATGAATTCGCGCGGTGTATTTGTCGTTTGCCGGGACGATGGTCCAAGGGGCGTACGAGGTGTTGGTGTACTGGATCATGTCGTTGACGGCGGATTCATACACGTCCCACTTTTCCCGATTGCGCCAATCCTCTTCCGTTAACTTCCACGCTTTATGAGGTGTCGTCTTGCGTTCTTCGAACCGGCGCATCTGTTCTTCCGGGTCGATGTGCAACCAAAATTTGCAGATCATGATGCCGCTTTCGGCCAACTCCTGCTCAAACTCATTGATTTCGTTATAGGCCCTCTTCCACTCGTCGGGCCGAGCAAACCCCTCGATGCGTTCGACCAGCACTCGTCCATACCACGAACGATCAAAGAAGGTGATGTTTCCGGCGCTGGGCAAGTGACGCCAAAATCGCCACAGGTAGTGCTGCGCGTGTTCCTCTTCGGTTGGTGCTGCAATCGGGATCACTCGATAAGTCCTTGGATCAAGTGCCCGCAAGATCCGTCGTATCGCGCCCCCTTTGCCGGCGGCGTCCCAGCCTTCGAAGACCAGGACACTGGACACCTTTTGTTGTTTGGCTTGTCGACATAGCCGATTGAGGTCACCCTGCGCCTGCTCTCGCCGCTGTCGGTATTCCTTCTTGTCGAGAGCCTGCTTTAAATCGACTCCGGATAACCAATTCACGGGACTGGGACTGTAGTCCGTCGACACGGGGGGCGGTGTAGCCCCATCCAAACGCTTTTTGATCGCATCCAAAATGTGCTGTCCGATGGCAATCGATCGGTATCGTTGATCGGCACCGTCGATGACCCGCCATGGTGCGAGCGGGGTATCGGTGGCGTCGATGATTTGATCGCCTGCGACGACAAACCGGTTGTACATTGCCCAATGCGCCCAATCCGTGTGCGTCACACGCCAAGCGGTTAAAGGATTCGCTTCGAGCCGTTCGAGCTGTTTTTTTTGCCGCCGTTTGTCCAGGTGCATCCAAAATTTGAGGATCAACGCACCATCGGTTGCCAGCGTCCGTTCAAACCGACGAATCCGTTCCACATGCCTCGGAAACTCGGATTCAGAAACGGTTTGAGCGACCGATCCCAGCAACACTTGCGAATACCACGCACTCAAGAACAACCCGATCTGTCCACGAGGCGGCAGGTCGTGCCAATAGCGACGAAAGACCGGCCGCTCGACCTCCGCGTCGGAATCGGATGACCTAGCGTATGCGCGATTGATCAGCCATCGAGGATCCATCCATTCGTTCAGCGAGTTGACCATTTCGCTCTTGCCCGCGCCATCCACCCCGGCAAACAGAACGATGACAGGGAAATCCGCTTTGCGAAGCGAGTTCTGCACCTCTAACAATTCCGCGCGCAGAGCCGGAAGCCGAGCCTCGAACTCGCGTTTCTTCAGTTTCTCGGAATGTACAAAGTTTGCCAGTCTCACAAGTCCTACCTTTTTTCTTCGAGGCGAGCGATTTCACCTCAGTATAGCGTTGTGATCCGGCAATCGAGTAGCGATGCACTTCTCGCCCCATCCGTGAAACGCAAGCGATCGAAATCTCGATCCTTTTTGCGGCAAGTTTCCGCAGAGAGGCATCCTGGGGCTAACACTCATCCGCTACTGATGCATGAGCCCTAGCGGGCGATCCCCCCAACATAAGTAGCCACGTTGCTGTCGACCGCCAGCGGCAACGCGCATGGACCAAGACTGCTATACACAAACAACGATGAGCCCAAGAAATTGAGGGACGCGGATGCAAAATCAGTGAGCAGACATCAGCAGCATCGCCTTGACTTCGTCGGGAGTAGCGTGGTTGTTCCCGCCTTGGTCTGCCCCCGTGATCCACCAGTATACCATTCCGGCATCGGAGCAATCGAAGTGGTTCGCTTGGAACTTGACGACACCATCCTGTTCGGCGTAGGCGAGCTGCTTCCAGATCCACCGCAGGTTCTCGTCGTCATGGTCCTTCGCCCAATTCCAACGATCAGTTGCCGTTTTTAGGCCGACGTTTTGATCACCGATTTGGTGTTCGGTGATGCCGAAATCCAGGATCTGTTGCCAGGTGAAAAAGTCACCCGCGTTGTCGTTCGCCGGATGATGCGAAATGACATGCACATATTGGCGGCGCGGCGGATCAGCTGCTTTCAGAGCGAAACCGATAATGTCCGGTTCTCCGGCTTCGATGATCCACAGCGGGTCGTCCGCAGAGGATTGATTGATCGCGTCTCGCAAATCGTCTACGGCCCGTCGTTGATCGGTGCGGCAATTAAATGTGCCAGCAAGATTCGGAAAAGGACCGAATCGATTCACGCCGTCTTTGCAGATCTGAGTCAACACGTTTTGCCGTCGCAGCTCATCCGCAGCAGAGATGCGAGCGGTTGGCTTTAGGTCGCAGCAGTGAGACAAATGCACGAGCCGATCGTTCAGTCCTGACACTTTTAGCAAACCGAAAATCACCGCGGTCGCGCCGATGTCATCCGGGTCCGGCGAGTTGCCATCGGCGACGATCGCGAGTCGACCGGCGGGAGCACGAACGGAGCTCGAGACGTTCGCCGCGAGAGCTTCGGATGATTGTGCTTGCGTCTTCGCGGGAATCCATAAAACAGCCACGAAAGTCGCAAGCAACCATGTGTGAACGATGTCGTTTGAGGGCTTCATAGCATGGAACCAGTTCGGTTGGATTCGGCTGCATGAATTCATCGACCCACCTTCACTTTGGCAACGAGAGCACCGAGATTTGACAATGAGCCGTTGGCTTGTCGCCGGACAGCTTGATCAGAATTGGAATCGCTTCGGCACCAGGGACCATGTTGAAGACTCGGTCCTTATCAGTGGGCTTGATCGACACAACCGCATTCGATTCGACGACGACGATGCCTTGCGGCTTGACGATTTCGATGCGTGTCTCGGAGACTTGCCGGACTTCTTCACCCGATGGCGAAACGATCGGAAGCACCAACGTCGCCTCGTTCCCCTCCACTGCCTGAGGCGAAACGGAAGCGGAGATGATTGCCTGCGTGCCGCTGAACTGATAACGAAGTTCGCATGCCGAGTCATCACCGGCGAGCTTGTTGCGTGATTCGTCTTGCAGCGAAGTTTCGACTTGAATGCCGATCTTCTGCCCATCGTCTTTGGCGGTCACTTTGGCCGTCAAGTCGTACAAGTTCGTGTACCAACCGTCCTCGCGTCGACTTTCCACGCGGGTTGTCAGCGGGAAATCTTCGCCAGGCTGCGGTTGCATGTTCAGCGGCTCGACCATCTCGAAGCGTGCCATGCTCGACGCGAGTAGCAGACCGACTTTTTCGTGATAGAGCACCGAGAGCGAGCCGCCAGTTGGTTGCTGCAGCAGGCCTGATTTCTTGGTTTGGTAGATCGAATCGTATGCTGAAACGGTGGCTCGCCACGGACCGCGAGCCGCCAGCCACACGTCCAGTTCAGGGAAGTGCTTGACACCGTCAGCGGTTTGACGCGGCAGCGGCGTGCTGCTGTCGACTTTGGGCATCGCGTGCATTTTGTCTTGCACCAATGCCATCACCTTGGCGTGAGCGAACGTGTGGTGGATGCAGGGTTTAACGCCGTGCGACACGTAGTGCGGGCCTCCATGCAAAAGTCCGTCGGCGGTGCATCGCTGCAATAGTTCGGCATTCTTGATCGCGGCGGTGCCAAACGCGGGGTTGTAGCCAGCCATCATGCTGAATGCCGGCTGGCACCCGTCCGACGTGCGGCTTCCCCAATAACTCCATTTCTGTGAACGGGTGCCCCAGCTGTTATCCCACCCGCCATCGGGCAACATGAATTCCAGGTGACCGTTTAGTGCCTTGACGGCTAGGTCCAGCATTTCTTTATCGTCGACGTCGAGTGCGTAAAGCACGACTCCGTTAAGTGATTCTTCGACGTTGTAACCGAGGTCCACCGGCAACAGCCCACGCCCGCTGCGATTGTCATTCGGTTTGCCTTCACCCCACAGCAACGAATTGGGCTGTGTAAAGAACTCTTTAACACGTTTGGCGAACTGTTCGCTTCGCTGCGTGTATTTTGGGTTACCCAACAGTCGACCAAACAGGTGAAAACCGTAAACCCCGGTCATCCCGTAGTTCAGGTTCGTGAAATCGATCTTCTTGAAATCACGATAGAGATAACCGCCGACGGCTTCGTCAAGCCGCTTTGTCCAGGCAGCTCGCCGCTCGTCGTCGAGCACTTCGCCATGGTAGTGCAGGGCTTCGGCAAGCGCGATCGCACCGAAGATCGTCGTTCCTCGCCACGCTTTCGGATTGATATCGTTGGTCCAACTTCCATCGGGTTGGCTGACATTGTTTTCGGCCCAGTCATAAACGTTGATCGCGGCATCGAGATACTTCTTGTCGCCGGTCACGTGCGCCAGATGCAAAAACGGATACAACGCATCGCTACAGCGACCATGGATATGGCTGCATGCAGGGCAAATCAACGCGCCATGACGACTCGGATCGCCGGGATCGTTCACCTGCCGCCGGATCATGCCGTCGCACCAATCCACCAACAAGCTTTTGGTGAGCTTGTCGAAATAATGATTGGGATGGGCAGTCGCATCGGCATCATCGTGTTCTGCTGCGCCGGCAACAGCAAGCAACCAGGTGCTTTGAGACACCAGTGAGATCCCAGCCAATGTAGCGGTCATCGATTCGAGAAACTTACGTCGGTCCATGATGCTGCCCCTTCTTAAAGTTGAAACGTTCATTTTCGATCGTGATGAGGTTGATTCGCCCGACAAGCGAATCGGCGGCGTCACACGGCCGAACAGTTCGACCGCGGCGGTGTGACTGCAGGGAGAGAGGATGATTTATTGGACTTCAACCTCAATCTCACCGCGGACTTCCTTTTCTACGAGCCAGCGGTCGCCGACTTGCTTCGCCGCAACTTTTTCTCCGTCCACGTACACGCCAGTCGTGCCGTCGGCCGCGGGTAGATCGATCTTGGCCGTCATCCCCTCAGGCAGACTGAGCGACATCGTGAACGTTTCCTTATTCTGCCAATCGAGCTGAATCGGTCCTTGCGACGTCGGGACCTTGCCGCCAGCGTGCTTGAGATCGGCTGGGTGAGGGCGAATGATCGCGGTTGTCCAGCCTGGAGCTGTCGGCTGCACGCCCAACACGTATCGCGGCAACAGATTCGCCGGTGCCGCACCCCAGGCGTGATTCCAATCTTGATTCGGCTTGTATTTCAGGTCCCAGGCTTCCCAGGAGATCGTCGTTCCGCTGTTGACCATATGCTTCCAACTGCGATCTCCATCGGCGGTCATCAACGCAATCGCCTTTACATCGCTACCACTACTGAACAGCGCGTCCATAAAATACTGTGCCGCGTAGGGGCTGCAATGCATGTCTTGTTTTTCGAGCCAGGCGATAACCCCCGCACGTTTGTCCTCGGGCACCAAACCAAACGCGAGTGGAAAGAAGTTGGCGTGGATGCTGCTGTGATCCGTGCCGATGCCATCGCGATAGATTCCCTCAGCTTCGTCGAACAACGTTTTCTGGAACGATGCTCTCGCCAGCTCGACTCGCGTTTCAAAAGCCTTAGCGTCCTCGTCCTTTCCGATCGCACCAGCCATCTCGGCCATCTGCTCAAGTGCCTCGATATGAAACGCATTCACGACCGTGTTGATTTCCGTGAACACATAGCCATCGCGTTCCTTCTGCGGCCAATCGACGATGTCATGCCTTGTGCGATCCATCTCGTTGCTGCGAACTAAACCGTCGTCATCACTTCGATGCATCAACGTTTTTGCTTTCAGCGATTCGTAGCGGTGTTTTAACCACTCATCATCGCCGGAATACATCCACTCGGCGTGAGCCATGAAAACCATATGGGGCGCCCATTCCGATGGCCAAGTTCCATTTTCAATCAACCAGTCAAACGATCTCGCCGCCATCTCGACGTCGTCATCGGTCGTGTAGTGGCTCAATTGATTCAAATACGCGTCAGCTTCGTACGGAATCCGCTCGCGGTCACCATCCACGTAGACGCCGGCGAACGTCGTTGCTTTGATGCTGTATTTGCACAGCTCCCAAATTCTGTTGAGCGTTTCGTCGGAACACTCAAACGAGCTTGCGTCGTCATTCCAGCCAGTCGCGAACGCGGCGCGGCGGACGATGTATTCCGGTTTGAACTCACCGGGCCAATTTTCGATTTCGACCCAGCGGAACGGCATCACCGGCAACCAAGACTTGGGTGTCAAAACCGCGGGCGGATGAGCTCGCGTTGCACCGGCCTGTTCCGTGTTTCGCACATCGACCGGAGTCGGCACGATCCACGTTCCGATCTCGCCACTGCCGTTTCGAAATTGGCTCACTCCGTAGCGAACCGTCCCTGGTGGTTCGCGATCGATCCGGCCATCCTTCAACTTCTCACCAAAGTGAACCTTGCCCTCTCCGCGTCCCCCTTGAGGAACCCGCATGGCAATGTTTCCGAAGGCGACTTTGCCAAAATCAACAAGCGTGATGTTGTCGCTAATTTTTTTGACCGACACTGGTGCTTGGTCGGTCAGCGAAACCGAGTCCTCTGCAGGAATCTGCGGCAATTCTTTGATGAACAGATTTCGGAAGCGGTAGGTTTGGTCATCTTCGCCATGATGCTGGATACCGATGTAACCGGATGCATCAACAGTGTCGCGGAACGTGACCGTCGGCACTCCGTTCAGTTCAATCGTAATACGATCTTCAATGCAGGTGATCACAAACCGGTTCCAACCGTGACGGTTTAATGCACCGGCGATCGTTGGATCTGCAAATGCCGCTTTCGATTCTTCTTCGTGCTCCAGGAATTGATCCTGCGAACGCCCCTTCGTGCTTGGCCAAATCCATCTTCGTCGGGATTCATCAAAAAGCCCTCCCGACCAACGCCGATCGGACCCATCGCATTCCGCTTGATAGCCATAGACCTTCTTCTCTGCGTCCTTGTCGACGTGACATCGGAACATCACTCCCGAATTGGCGTCTCCTTCGGGCAAGTGGATTTCAACACTGACACGAAAGTCCGAGTATTTCTTTTTGGTGACCAAGAAGAATTTTTCGTTGGCCATCAGATGGATTTCACCGTCAACGACTTTGGCTTCTCCGTGTGGATAGGGATTCCACCATCCAGATAGGTCTTTACCGTTAAACAGCGGCGTGTACCCGCGGCTAAGCATTGCTTCAAAACCGGATTGACCGTCATGATTGATAGCCGGTTTTGAGATCGACGTTTCAGGACCTTCTTTCGCATTGCACACATCGAGCGACACGATCACCGCGAATATAAGGGAGCAGTATTTCAACATCGTCTAGGCCTTGGGGATCTATGAAAAATCGGGAGAGGGAACGAACGTGAAAAGCGGAATAATTCTAGTCACTTCCACAAAGGGCAACGAGTTCGACGGCTAGACTTATTGTCGTCGAAGGAT
This genomic window contains:
- the pap gene encoding polyphosphate:AMP phosphotransferase, which produces MRLANFVHSEKLKKREFEARLPALRAELLEVQNSLRKADFPVIVLFAGVDGAGKSEMVNSLNEWMDPRWLINRAYARSSDSDAEVERPVFRRYWHDLPPRGQIGLFLSAWYSQVLLGSVAQTVSESEFPRHVERIRRFERTLATDGALILKFWMHLDKRRQKKQLERLEANPLTAWRVTHTDWAHWAMYNRFVVAGDQIIDATDTPLAPWRVIDGADQRYRSIAIGQHILDAIKKRLDGATPPPVSTDYSPSPVNWLSGVDLKQALDKKEYRQRREQAQGDLNRLCRQAKQQKVSSVLVFEGWDAAGKGGAIRRILRALDPRTYRVIPIAAPTEEEHAQHYLWRFWRHLPSAGNITFFDRSWYGRVLVERIEGFARPDEWKRAYNEINEFEQELAESGIMICKFWLHIDPEEQMRRFEERKTTPHKAWKLTEEDWRNREKWDVYESAVNDMIQYTNTSYAPWTIVPANDKYTARIHVLETACERLQKTLSDRPRN
- a CDS encoding family 78 glycoside hydrolase catalytic domain; its protein translation is MLSRGYTPLFNGKDLSGWWNPYPHGEAKVVDGEIHLMANEKFFLVTKKKYSDFRVSVEIHLPEGDANSGVMFRCHVDKDAEKKVYGYQAECDGSDRRWSGGLFDESRRRWIWPSTKGRSQDQFLEHEEESKAAFADPTIAGALNRHGWNRFVITCIEDRITIELNGVPTVTFRDTVDASGYIGIQHHGEDDQTYRFRNLFIKELPQIPAEDSVSLTDQAPVSVKKISDNITLVDFGKVAFGNIAMRVPQGGRGEGKVHFGEKLKDGRIDREPPGTVRYGVSQFRNGSGEIGTWIVPTPVDVRNTEQAGATRAHPPAVLTPKSWLPVMPFRWVEIENWPGEFKPEYIVRRAAFATGWNDDASSFECSDETLNRIWELCKYSIKATTFAGVYVDGDRERIPYEADAYLNQLSHYTTDDDVEMAARSFDWLIENGTWPSEWAPHMVFMAHAEWMYSGDDEWLKHRYESLKAKTLMHRSDDDGLVRSNEMDRTRHDIVDWPQKERDGYVFTEINTVVNAFHIEALEQMAEMAGAIGKDEDAKAFETRVELARASFQKTLFDEAEGIYRDGIGTDHSSIHANFFPLAFGLVPEDKRAGVIAWLEKQDMHCSPYAAQYFMDALFSSGSDVKAIALMTADGDRSWKHMVNSGTTISWEAWDLKYKPNQDWNHAWGAAPANLLPRYVLGVQPTAPGWTTAIIRPHPADLKHAGGKVPTSQGPIQLDWQNKETFTMSLSLPEGMTAKIDLPAADGTTGVYVDGEKVAAKQVGDRWLVEKEVRGEIEVEVQ